A DNA window from Candidatus Binatia bacterium contains the following coding sequences:
- a CDS encoding RluA family pseudouridine synthase, whose translation MLHVVTADEAGKRTDVFVASLARSSRTLAAESAKRGEVLVNGAPAKPSRLLEAGDVLEFEIPPRPEIVARPEEIALDVVYEDDDLLVVNKPAGMVTHPARGAPSGTLVNAALAHAGRLPGDALRPGLVHRLDRDTSGLIVVAKNDETLRALKAEMKARRIEREYVAIVCGVPQPREGTIEGAIGRDPRNRLRFAIAAGGKPAITQYAVREAFPKHAEVAFRLQTGRTHQIRVHLAAYGHPILNDPLYGKREARFDLPGQALHARRLAFRHPRTGDALVFEAEPPPAYARARAIVACSS comes from the coding sequence TTGTTACACGTCGTCACCGCTGACGAAGCCGGGAAGCGCACCGACGTCTTCGTCGCTTCGCTCGCGCGGTCGTCGCGAACGCTCGCGGCGGAGAGCGCGAAGCGCGGCGAGGTGCTCGTCAACGGCGCGCCGGCGAAGCCGAGCCGCCTTCTCGAAGCCGGCGACGTTCTCGAGTTCGAGATTCCGCCGCGCCCCGAGATCGTCGCGCGCCCCGAGGAGATCGCGCTCGACGTCGTCTACGAAGACGACGATCTTCTCGTCGTGAACAAACCGGCCGGCATGGTCACGCACCCGGCGCGCGGCGCGCCGAGCGGCACGCTCGTCAACGCCGCGCTCGCGCACGCCGGCAGGCTTCCGGGCGACGCGCTGCGCCCGGGACTCGTCCATCGGCTCGATCGCGACACCTCGGGGCTGATCGTCGTCGCCAAGAACGACGAGACCCTGCGGGCGCTCAAGGCCGAGATGAAAGCGCGGCGCATCGAGCGCGAGTACGTCGCAATCGTCTGCGGCGTTCCGCAACCGCGCGAGGGAACGATCGAGGGCGCGATCGGGCGCGACCCGCGCAATCGGCTCCGCTTTGCGATCGCCGCCGGCGGAAAGCCGGCGATCACGCAGTACGCAGTGCGCGAGGCGTTTCCGAAGCACGCAGAGGTTGCCTTTCGTCTGCAGACCGGGCGAACGCATCAGATTCGCGTGCACCTCGCGGCCTACGGTCATCCGATTCTCAACGATCCGCTCTACGGAAAGCGCGAGGCGCGCTTCGATCTGCCGGGTCAGGCGTTGCACGCCCGGCGGCTTGCCTTCCGGCATCCGCGCACCGGTGACGCACTCGTCTTCGAAGCGGAGCCGCCGCCGGCATACGCGCGCGCCCGCGCGATCGTCGCGTGTTCGAGTTAA
- the lspA gene encoding signal peptidase II produces MAILVLWADQYTKRLIVRMCVPDFPACRTIVPNLLRWTYERNMHGAFGLFGSSAVLLIAMAIVVLVLFWFSFRDAAARSLTVRIAFGMIVGGAIGNVLDRVHYGYVIDFIDFYRIWPNIFNVGDSCITTGVGLLLLSSLVTRRHR; encoded by the coding sequence GTGGCTATTCTCGTCCTCTGGGCCGATCAGTACACGAAACGGCTGATCGTCAGGATGTGCGTGCCGGATTTCCCCGCGTGCCGCACGATCGTTCCGAACTTGCTCCGTTGGACGTACGAGCGCAACATGCACGGCGCGTTCGGGCTCTTCGGAAGCAGCGCGGTGCTGCTGATCGCGATGGCGATCGTCGTGCTCGTGCTCTTCTGGTTCAGTTTTCGCGACGCCGCGGCCCGCTCGCTGACCGTACGCATCGCCTTCGGAATGATCGTCGGCGGCGCGATCGGGAACGTCCTCGACCGCGTCCACTACGGCTACGTCATCGACTTCATCGACTTCTACCGGATCTGGCCGAACATCTTCAACGTCGGCGATTCGTGCATCACGACCGGCGTGGGGCTGCTCCTGCTCTCCAGCCTTGTTACACGTCGTCACCGCTGA